The sequence below is a genomic window from Cucumis melo cultivar AY chromosome 5, USDA_Cmelo_AY_1.0, whole genome shotgun sequence.
TAATAACTCGTATTATTCGCTCACTTGGTACAATTATTCATGGTTATCATCTTAAAGATACACACTGTTGATTGAACAAGAAAATTCTATTAAGTTATGCTATCTATTTAGACCACGACAATTACAAATAACTTGATTTAAATACAAAGACACGTGTACCTTATAGTAGTAGTCATGTCGTCATTTGACATTATATGACACGACTATAGTCTTGCTTTTAGTTGCATGCACCATTCAAAGTTTGATAACTAATAAATATTTCTTTCATAAGTCGTCACATGTGTTATCATCAACTCTTATGTAAAAGTTTCTTTATCTATATCATCATTATTGTTCCTATTAACCATATCAACTTTTCATACAACATATAATGAATTgttaaatatttgaatttgtGAAAAGCAAATTATATAGAGCATATCCTCTCTACTGTTTTAGCTTTTGCATGTAAATGTTATCATTAGATTTTTCCAATTTAAATGTGCTAAAAGTTCAAAATTGCACTTTCTTTCCAACCTAAATGATTAATGGGTTAAAAGTAAGATTAGACATAATAATTATGAGTAAACAATAAGCAACAAAGTAAAGCTAATTACTAATGTTTGACGTCTTACTCAACATGAGTGCAATTTAAGTTTTGTCTAAGTTTTAGCAAAAAGACATTCAATACTTTTCCCATCTTCTTAATTCCTTAAAATTGGTGGATAattcttctaaaaaaatagtaataataagtAAATCTTAGACCCAAtgctagtttttttttaatgcatttttactataaaatttgaaatcaaatttgcatactttttcatgaaaattattattaatggtaAGGGACGGTTTGAGACGAGAAATATGTAAGATTATAATAACCACCTTTAGTTACAGTAAATACTATTTTAAAATCTTCAATTAGTTACCGTAATCACTATTTCAAAATCTCTAATTTGCGacaatatttactatttgttacagtgtttactatttcattctcaaactaaaataatctacatcACAAACACATGCTATTATAacctaaattaaattaattcacACCGCTAACATAAACTATTATAACTACAAATATAATAACTCACTTATTACCCCAAACATTCTAAGAGAAGATAGATTTTAGTCCCCATCGGTCCCCaaatgcaagaaaaaaaaacatatttatcgATACATCGATGATGAACGTTGGACACTGTTTTTAAAagataaagattttttttatattctttataAGTAGCCATAAAAACTTTAAAGAGCTATTACTTACAATACAAAatctatattttatataatttaattggAAAGTAAAAACAACTAACTTACTTAATCCCATTAAAAAGATTGAATAGAAAGATATTGTCAAATTCACTTACGGTTTATTTATTggaatagttgcaaatataacaattatatttaaatttaaaataatgaagtatattatagtaacatttaaaaaaaaatacaaatatagcaaaatctgtcaaaatctatcgatgataggaGTATATCATCGATAGGCTTTGCTAtgtttgcaattttttaaaaatattgctacatacttaataattattctaaaatttgctacccattataattaccctCGTATATTTTTGGTAATATAACGTGAGAGTTGAGTGAATTCAATTATCCTTTTACGGGTCTGGGCTGGTAGTTGGGCCCAATTTCTCCAACCAGTTAAATAAGTTCATGGGCCGCATAGCAGTGGGCTTAGTAGTTTTAAATCTATTAACGGAATATTTAACCATCAACTTGCATGGGGATGTAGCTCAGATGGTAGAGCGCTCGCTTAGCATGCGAGAGGTACGGGGATCGATACCCCGCATCTccattttttgttctttttctatTAATGGTTTGGTTTGTTCTATCTGTTGTATCTAAAACACAAATTGTTGATATTATCAAACATTGTAATTACCTTAAATGATCCTAATCAAATGATATAGGCATCACATCCACCGCAAAATATATGTAATTTATTCAAATCTAATATTAAATACTACATTTGCTTCCTATGATTGTGAATTTTTCTCGCACCACAATTATTTCAAAAGTCATGTTGGTCACAAATTAACCCTAAATAGCACTGAAAAaagcaaaagagaaaaaatgaaatcaagCCTAAATGCCAATACTAAATTACTAATAGATAGTATCCCTAAACTTaaacaacaaacaaaatttcttagcctaaaacatatttattttatgcaatttcgtaaaaaaaaaaaaaagaaaattgagtGGTGACGTGGAACCTATTCACTGGTGGAACACAATCGGCGCCAAACTCATCACAGCATAGGATCATCTCTACCGAGTTTTCTTCAATTTCACTCGTCGATCAGAACAGACTCCTTAACTAACGACTGCCTCGTCGGAAATTCTCATTTCCTCGTAATCGTCCGTCGCACTCGGTGGCTGATTCTCCGAATCTCCGATTAATTGATTGAGCTCAAAATTTACCGCCATTGTAGTGTTTCCGTAGAGCTTCAAGTGGCATTTGACGAAACAAGATCCCCGTCGGTGCTATCTGAACGTACGTCACCGTTTAGAATCGCTCACTTTGGTTCATCAAATCCCAGGCTACAGCTTGGTTGAGCTCGGCATTGTTTCTGATCCGAGTTTCGGCTTTCTAATGGCGTCTTGGTTCAAAGCTGCCGAAGGTTCGACGTTATTCAGTTTCTATTGCTTACATATGCTCGTAATTTCGTTGATCTGAATCTGTTTTTAATCAATTTTGGATTTGTATTGAATTGTAgcttttaattttttcatagATTCTGAAATTCAGGGAATTCGAGTTTGATGTGTTACTGTGTAAGAATTATCGTCAGAGTAAAAATGCTATTGACTTATGATGACATTCTGAGTTGAATTTCGAATCAGTGTTATAATTGGAAAGTTATGGAGAGTGCATTAGGTCGGCTGCTGGGTTCTTTCCCCCATTAATTCATTTAAACTTGCGTCCAACCTGAGTTCACCTTGTTTAATAAATGATGAATTTAGGTTTTCGTTAATTTTCGTTCTGATGGAATCATAACAAGATTCTTGTTCTCGAGGTTAGTCGTGAGTATTCAATAAAGAGATCCCAAATGCAGATATACCAAATTAAACTTCTTTTTTGTAACTTTCCTTCATCTTTAGTATATTAATAATTGTAGATATTGAAGCACTGATATAACTAAATTTTGGATTACGTTCAAGCTTTTGAGTTTATTGGTGATTTAATAGTAGATAGATGTCTAGGAATGAGGATTACAATTTCAGAAGTTCACCGTGGGAGTTAACACTAATGTTGAGAACCATGGTTATAATTCTAGGTTTCATATCAATTAAAGTTtttgcattattttattttgaaaaggagacaagtttgtatattattaataaactcaaagtacaagaaaGTTATATATTGAGAATAATAGAGAAGCCTAGAAATGGGGGGAGAGAGGATCGGTAGGTGCTaccggacatctcaactaggttgacacgcCCATAGCACCCTCATCAATACAAGAACAATACTAAGGTCATGAAAAGACCCATTGCTCCTGCAATCTATCGATTTGAACTCTTTACCATATAGCTTTGTTGGTGGTTAGGCTTTACAACATGATAGTTTAGAATTAACAATTATTATAACATAGGAGTGATTTAGGCAAATTTCAGATTATAATTAATAGAGTTATGATGGAGTTTAATTTCAATTGTTACTGAAGTTTAGGTGATTATTGTATGaatttatgatttatgattCTAATAATCTAGTTTAACGTTGAttcatgcattttttttttcttgggttGCTTCTTGTCCTTCTTTCTTGCTTCCTAAAAGTTAGTTGAGGTGTGAGGTTTGAACTTTGAATGAGCACAACCTTGTACTCTGTCAGTTGATTGTTACCATTGGGTGTTAGCTATTACCTTAATTTTGAAAAGTCATTTAgagtttatttttgttttcattacTTTCACTGTTGCACATATCTATATATAGTTTTTAGGAGAAAAGGATTTTTCATATTGTTATCTCTTGGAGATTATGTCcatgtttttttagaaaaacagAAGTTGCACTTAACATCTTTTGTTTATGCAACCTTATGGTGATCACTTGGAGGTTATATCATGTTTTTTTGAGAAACTTTGAATTTACATATTATTGTCAATCGGAGATCATATCtatgtttttcttattttactcTACCTTCCCACATTTCTTTTTTAGATTTGTAATGGTCTTATATACCTCCTCTTATTCTCCGGAGCTGCCGGGGAATATCCTTCCCATGGATTAGTGAGAGTGGGCTAGCAAGAATTGGGCAATGAGTCAACAAAATCGTAGTTGTAAAAAGATGTTACAAATACCTGCCTATTTACCCATCTATGTGTAGATTccttttccatagaaatatctTAGATGTGTCATTTATTTTTGTCAGGATTGTTTGAAGTCGTAGATCGGAAGGCAAAGCTTGTTGTTAGTGAGTTATCAGAAGAGCAGTCTCATGCTCAAACAGCAGGTATGCGATGCAAGCTCGTTTCTTTCTatgtttttatttcattttaattttagaattgATTGTATGCTTGTTTGTTTACTATAGAAAAAAAGGATGAttaccaaagaaaaaaaaaagaaaactgtGCTAAATAGAATTATTTGAATCAATATAATCAATTGTTTTACTAAACACTCTAACAAACTATTTCATATCTAAAATTGTCGAGCTCTCTGATACCTGTACCTTGAAAGTTGAAATAATATGCTGCAGCTAAATGCTGGATTTAGTGAAGCATCCAAATACATTGTTATATTGGATGGTCAATCCTCAATGTCCAATAAAATTATCgacatatatatttgtttatattCAGCTGTAATTCTATTAGAATATATATTCTTAAATAAAACTTTGAATTTTGGGATGTTTTACCTCTGACTACGCTGCCTTCAGAGTACACAATTCAAGCATAGACAAAATTTTAAGCaaaaatttgataaattttgagttaaaaaaatagaactcacaaatattaaaaatgaaattgGTTTCTGGACTCTTCTGATAAGTTGTCATTTGTTATCGTGATGTTAGTCATGAATCTGCTTAATTTCtgttttcattttctattgaatgaagcTTCTAATGGCCAAGGATCTCAAACCAGGAAGACAAAGCCAAAGAAAAAGGTGGGTGGGTTAGACTCGCTTATTTTAATAGATAGTAACATTATTCATCATTGTCCCATATAAGCTTTataattttattcttttctgCGATTGAATAATTTTTTGGCACAGAAGAAAGTATTCTCCAACGACCTTCCTATAGCAAATGCCACTCCAGAAGAAGAATCAAGCACATTAGCATCAAAGGCAGATGTGGTCTTGTCACCTGGAAAGGAAGGAATTGTTTCTTCCACTGAAGATGACCGAACGACATCTGACAAGTCTACGACCCAAGTCAACAAAAGGAAGCCAGATGACAATGACAATACTATTCCTGTGTTAGAAATTCCATCAACAGATGGCCTGGTAGTTGAAGCAGGAAAACAAATTCCTGATGGCATGGACACTTCAGCTGGCATTGCCGATGTCGAAGTTATTGCACCAACTTCTAAAACTGAACTAACTAATGTGAATGCCTCGGATGTTCATGAAGAACATTTACTGTCAACACCTAATAAAGAAGCTGTGGTGATCAATAAAGAGCATCAAGATGAGGAGCAGAGCAATAAATTGGGAAGTGTAGAAACTATCTCAAAGATAGATCGAGAAATGTCTGAATCTGCTCCAACAGAGTTCCAGGATAATGGCGAAAGTCAAACAAAAGATGATTCTAATAAGGTTCAATCACCAGTCAATCAAAAGCATCAAGAGAATTCAGCTGACAAGTCTTCTATAAAAGTGCAGGACCAACTTGAAGAGGTATAATAGTGGTTCTATGAGTAGTATCatattatttgtttcctttAGCTTTGAGTGTTATTCCTCTTTCTTTGGCTAGTTTTGTTAAAAGTTCATTTAGTTGGCTTGCAGGCACAAATGCTACTTAAAACTTCCAATTCCACTGGTCAGTCAAAAGAAGCAAGGCTAGTTAAGGTTTGTTCTTGCTTCATGCCCCATTCATGAACTTCATTTTGTTGTGTATATGATCAGAATATGACAGGTGTAGAATTGGGCTCAGTACCCTTGAATGAATTACTTACTCTAAAATGATATTTAATGATGATTACATATGTTTTAGATTTTGGAGTCCAGTGTTGGAAAAGTGGGGAGAAAAACATATCCATTATCACAATGATTtatgttagtgatatataattaaatttacctttaGTTGGTTCCCCTTCTGTTAGTAGGGGTGTTTTGGGTGGTTGGTTTTTTTGTatgcccttgtattctttcattctttctcaacGAAAGttgtttgattaaaaaaaaaaaattcacccACAAACTTAAGCTTTTGGTCAATAGGCATGGAAatcttgttattattattggaaTAATGAAGTAACCGTTGTTTGACTTTGTTGCTTACATGCTACGGTTATCTGCTATATCGTATCATTTGGTATTCCTTATATCTTATGTTTGGTCTGTATATATCATTATTGATATGATAATATCATAAAGGTAAAATTCAACCAAGTGCATGTTGCTCTGCAAATCTTAAACTGCATACCTCATTAATGTGCAAGGCTTATAGAATACAATTGTATCTTGGAAAGGTTCTTTTTCAatagttttttctttaataatcgGATACCTAGAATTCAATGGATGATTGACCGATTTCTTTCTGGAGCATAGGTCTGTGCTGGACTTTCATCACGACTTCAAGAATTTAAGTCTGAAAATGCACAGTTGGAGGAACTTCTTATTGCAGAGGTGAGAGCTATCGCATATGAATTAAGTGAACTCTTAGGGGGTGTTTGGCCTGAGTTTGTGGAGTTGTGAACACCACTCCTTGTTTAGCTCCAAGACATCACAACCCCACTCCTTGCTCCAAACTCCATCTTCTGGTCTTGAATTCATATCTTCATGTCTATGCCGTACCATAGTCATTATTAACAATAATTAGTGTTATACTGTTCTTGGTACGCTCCAGCttgttatttattttccttcttttcacTTGTTAAGATTGTCATCTGACAGAGAGAATTGAGTAGATCATATGACGCTCGCATAAAGCAGCTAGAGCAAAATCTGTTGGAATCCAAAAATGAAGTTTCTAGAGTTGAGTCAAGTATGGCTGAAGCTTTGGCAGCAAAGAACACGGAAATTGGGGCTCTTATTGGTTCAATGGATGCACTTAAAAAGCAAGCTGCCTTATCTGAAGGAAGTCTTGCCTCAATGCAGGTTTGTCGGCCACTCTGTTTTTGTTGTAATGTATGATGAGTTGTGACTGTGAAATTAGTAACTCATGCACATATACTCTCCTTCTAACATTACCTTTATTTTCTTGTGCAATTTACTAAAAATCAGTTGGTATTTACCAATTTTCTAATACTCTTCTTCTTTGTGTTTGCACTTCTTTCGAACTGCAAATCTTTTATATACCATTAGGATATATAATTCATGTCTAATAGCTGCATTTTAATTGAAACAACAGAATAATGGAATCCACATTTTTGTACCACTTGTTATTATCACAATTGTATCAACACTCCAAATAGATTTTTTAAagaatttattcttttaaacttttttatacATAAAAAATAGTTATATTATTGGTTTTTTGGCTTCAGAAAGTTGGGTCATGAAAGCAAGCATGGGTATTTTTATAAGATAGATGTGTATTTAAACCAGTTTACATAAACCTTGAATAATCTTATAGAACAACTACGTTACCCTATTGcatttgatataaaaaactcCTTAGACATTTAACTTATAATTAGTGACTACCTTTTTAAACTTGTGAACTCAAATGTTCGGGTTTGCAGTTAGCTCCTATGATAATTGGGGCCTATCCAGGATGGTTTCAAGCATGACTTAATAATTCATAATTTCCCTTTCTTCTAGTATTATGCAGTGTTCCTTATAATAATACTCTATTTTATTTATGCCTATAATTCTCATGCAATGGAAAATCTTTATTGCTTTGTACTGATTATAATATTTGACTACTGACATATATTGTCCTTTTGTTTTGTTACATGATTTTTCCAGGCAAATATGGAGTCAATGATGAGGAATAGAGAACTAACTGAGACTAGGATGATGCAAGTGGGTTAgctctttatttatttatttatttatttatagtaACAACTTCTGTATTTCTtatttgaatatttttactCATCTAATATCCATTGTTTTATAGGCTCTAAGAGAGGAGCTAGCTTCTGCTGAGCGTAGAGCAGAAGAAGAACGTTCTGCCCATAATGCTACAAAGATGGTATATGTGCATAAGTCTATTGCGACCCTTTTTTTGTGTTTATGTGGTGTGTGTTTTGTCCAATTGTCTTGAAATAGATGATCATTGGTATTTACAGGCTTCCATGGAAAGAGAAATGGAACTGGAACATAGAGCCATGGAAGCGGCATCTGCTCTTGCAAGGATCCAGGTAAAGCATGAAGTTGTCAAATTGGACTTATAGCTATAGTTGCATGAGGATTTAGGTCTCTCTTtaacctttctttttctctttaaaatttctttcaaaatataacttttcctttttctctctaaCATATCGATCTCCTATCATTTTGTCCTCACTCTAATAATTTCCCCCCTCCTATGTCTCTCCTCTCGAGCTCTcccaaaaatttttaaaaatataatcatATTGATAACAATggaaaattatatttaaaaattaaaacttctgtacttattttgattttttaaccTGATTAATGGATTTTAATTTCTCAACATCTGCAAATTCTTGATAAAAAATTGAACCACGATTCTATCCTTTGTGTCTCCTTAACTTGTATATGTATCATTTCCTGTGATTATTGTTCCCCTTCATTCAGAGAGTAGCAGATGAACGAACATCAAAAGCAACAGAGCTTGAGCAGAAGGTAGCGCTGCTTGAGGTAAGATAGACATAGATTCATTATTTTATGAAATACCAATGCTAATATAATTTTCAAGTATGCATTTGTGTTCCTTAGTTGATCAGATTTAATCTTCATATAATTAGTAAGTCTCTTCCTTTAGGTCGAATGCTCATCTTTAAATCAAGAACTGCAAGATTTAGAAGCTCGTGCTCGCCGTGGACAAAAGAAATCACCTGAAGAGGCAAACCAATTGATTCAGGTAAATATCAAACTGATGTTGAATCTGGTTTCTGGGATCCATATGGTACTTCTATTTACCATGGGCTGGAATTTGCTTTTTACAACTTAATTGCTATATGGTTATGGGATCAGATTCCactccattttcttttcatgCATAATCTCTTTCGAGATAGAGATTTCTGGCTCATGGGGACATCTTCCAAACCTAGGGTTATATCTACACATAGCTAACTAATCTGACAGCATTATCATCAATGCGGTTATTATCTTTTGGAGGCTATACTATGCACTGCACATATATCTTATCAAAAGTAAAAAAAGCATTTATTTTCTTGCAAAAGCTGTGGTATTGTTTCTCTCTCTAAATTGCATTTGTCTAACTTATCATCTATTTTCACCTCCACTTTTGAACATCAAGATGCAAGCCTGGCAAGAAGAAGTGGAACGTGCTCGGCAAGGTCAGAGAGATGCTGAACTGAAACTTTCTTCCATGGAGGCAAGTGTCTAAGGAATGTTGGCAAATTAGCTCATTGAATTAAGTGTAATTGCATTGACCCTGTCCTTTTTATCTTCTCAATGTCAGGCTGAATTGCAGAAAATGAGAGTTGAAATGGCTGCTATGAAAAGGGATGCTGAACATTATTCACGTCAGGTCCGTAATTTTTTTCCGTTTGATCAAGAAATTGAGTATATCTTTTCGATCAAATACACTTGGGTATATTTGTTGATGTCTGCTTCATTGTTTAGCATATTATCGTGATTAGCATTAGCAGTTATTGTTAACCTAACAAACTCACTTCACATCCACGTCTAGTATCACTTTTCTGTTTAttcttattttagtttttgaacCGTCAAACATTCTATTTTAGTCCTTTTAACTTTGGACTTCAAAAAACCATTTTAGTCCACGCTGTAACTTTCCAAAAATTATATGATAGAAACCTGCCAGTTTAAAAACTGATGGATTAATGATATTGACCAAAAATAGTTCTTTATACAAAATTTAGGGAATAACACACAATATTTGGGCTCTTATGTTTAATGTCTCTTTGTGTGGTTTTGGTGACAAGGCCTTTTTTTTGTACCTGATTGGAGGCCCTTTCTTTAGTTTGCCTCCCTTTGTGGGTGTTTTTTAAAGCCTTGTTGATATTCTGGACTTTGTCTTTATTACTGTTCCCTTAACTTAATATTGAAGATGTTCTTTGTCCCTTTTTGTTCACTTTTGACTAACCAAGTCATCAACTCACTGATTATAGTTTCAAATGACCAGGAGCACATGGAGCTTGAGAAGCGTTATCGTGAACTAACTGACCTATTGGTACCGAGTTTAATTGCCCATGCACACTACTATTTACTATGAAAGGATGTCTAGAATTCTTCGGTTTCTTAcacatgaaattatatgtttaTGGTAGTACTACAAGCAAACACAGTTGGAAGCTATGGCAAGCGAAAAAGCTGCCGCTGAGTTTCAACTGGAGAAGGAAATAAACCGCGCTCAAGAGGCACAGGTCTGCTTTTCAGTGCTTCattcattttaattaataataatctGTGTTTCCCTATTCGCTATTCATATTATTTGTTGAACAAATAAActttatcttttatattttatagagTTCATTAAACCAAGAAAGCATATATTTAGATTATAACTTGGCTGCGTTATTGAAAAGGTAGAGGTAGAAAGAAGTAGAGCCTCCCGTCGAGCTTCTTCTGCATCTTGGGAAGAAGATGCTGAAATAAAATCTCTCGAGTATGTTCCTTGCCTTGGTTATTTTTAGATCCTTCAACTTTCACCTTTATCATCCTACAAAGAAATAttgtcttctttttttaatgCCCAGGACACATTAAATATTTGAACGTATTGAAGAAATAATATTGACATCAGGTTCTTGATGAtataaaatgatatttattaCTTAATCACATGAAACTGCTTTATATCTTAGATGAATGAGTTGTTAGTCTTGTGATCTATAACTGTCCCAACCTAATGCTCTCTGGCGTGAATGAAAAACTACTTTCTCACTGGAAGGAAAAGGTGATTGTAGGTCCTCTTGTTGACATTTTGAATGTTGGTTTTGGTGATTTTTAGCTGTTCCATTCTATACTTGTTATTCTTTCATTCTCAAACTTTCCTTACCAAGTAACTATTTCAGGCCCCTACCGCTGCATCACCGATACATGGTCGGGACAAGCGTACAGGTAAATATCCTCTTAATTGCAATGTTTATCTTTCCTTTCACTTGGACTTAATCGTACTTTTCATGCAGTTGCAAAAAGCAGCCAAACTATTAGATTCTGGAGCAGTCAGAGCAACGAGATTTCTGTGGCGGTATCCAACTGCAAGACTAATTCTACTCTTTTATTTGGTGAGATTTTTTTCCTCGTTGTCTAAAAGTTGTCTGGAATGATGAGCAAGGCTAGGCTATTATCGGAGTCCTCATCGTAACCATGAAAGTATATTTGCAGGTATTTGTACACCTTTTCATGATGTATCTATTGCACCGTTTACAGGtatgtttttagttttctcTCTTTCCTAATGTTTCTACCTTTTCACCCAACCCCATCTATTATCTGAATCTGATTCTGGATATTGTGAAATTCATGTAGCTTGTTTTCGATATACCTTCATCTTAGTGAAGGAACCATATTATAGGATAGAAGTAGGAATATTATCGGTAAACTAAGTGTATATTCATAATAGGCTATATAGAAATTGTTATGATAATTTGTTATAGGCTGAGGGTGACAGAATGGCAGTGAGCAAATGGTCGGTTTCATTACATTTTGAGGAAACCCTAGAGAGGATGGCTCCAAGTACCTTTGAATTATTACTTGGTTTGTCACGTagttattttatcttttatattGGAACTATTAGCTCAAGGGATGTGCACGATAGAGAAAGTCACGGGCACGATTTCAAAGGAAAGAAAGAGCTGTATTATTGTTTTGTTTGCTTGGGAGTTTTTcacttcaaaaaaatttcgaaaCTAATTGTTTTGGGACAAATGGAGGTGGGGAGAGAGTCTCAGTTGAGCTAAACGCATATTCCTGCTTTTAAATGTAATTGATTTTTTAATATTAGTTTTGaatattgattttaaaaatgattttagaaTCGCTTTCAAATATGTCTTGAAACCTAAATTGATGATTAAAATTGAGCCACAGATGTACCTTATAACTTATCAAACAACTCAATTTGGTGAGCCCGAGTGAGTTaactttttcaacttttttcttttttcttttcttgctaGCATGATGTTGTATCTACACGTGTGTATTTTAACACAAAAAACGTGGTGAGTTTTTTGCAGGCTCAAGCGGATACTATTACTGCTAGAGAAGTTGCCGAATCCATGGGCCTAACAAATCCTAATTTACCATAAGACTCTTTCAACTTCTTCTCTAATTTTTATACGAGCAGTTCAATGACAAATAGCTTTTGATGTGAAGATAAGAAAATTCAACTGAAAAGTTGAAACTCTTGGGTTCTCTTCATCTATTGTCAACTGCATAATGAATTAATTATTTTACTATCTTTTTGGTTGTTTCTTTACAGAAGAGAAGCAATCGATTTAGAAATAGAATGGGTGATATATAGATGAAAGAAAGTCTTTGCATCTTTATACCGCACTGGAAATTTccctttttgtttatttttattatgataaacttaatttttttgtacgttttttttttctttatgaaatAGAGGTATGGATTTGTATTACTTGTAGGTCTGATTTTTTCAAGTT
It includes:
- the LOC103498050 gene encoding golgin candidate 1 isoform X1 translates to MASWFKAAEGLFEVVDRKAKLVVSELSEEQSHAQTAASNGQGSQTRKTKPKKKKKVFSNDLPIANATPEEESSTLASKADVVLSPGKEGIVSSTEDDRTTSDKSTTQVNKRKPDDNDNTIPVLEIPSTDGLVVEAGKQIPDGMDTSAGIADVEVIAPTSKTELTNVNASDVHEEHLLSTPNKEAVVINKEHQDEEQSNKLGSVETISKIDREMSESAPTEFQDNGESQTKDDSNKVQSPVNQKHQENSADKSSIKVQDQLEEAQMLLKTSNSTGQSKEARLVKVCAGLSSRLQEFKSENAQLEELLIAERELSRSYDARIKQLEQNLLESKNEVSRVESSMAEALAAKNTEIGALIGSMDALKKQAALSEGSLASMQANMESMMRNRELTETRMMQALREELASAERRAEEERSAHNATKMASMEREMELEHRAMEAASALARIQRVADERTSKATELEQKVALLEVECSSLNQELQDLEARARRGQKKSPEEANQLIQMQAWQEEVERARQGQRDAELKLSSMEAELQKMRVEMAAMKRDAEHYSRQEHMELEKRYRELTDLLYYKQTQLEAMASEKAAAEFQLEKEINRAQEAQVEVERSRASRRASSASWEEDAEIKSLEPLPLHHRYMVGTSVQLQKAAKLLDSGAVRATRFLWRYPTARLILLFYLVFVHLFMMYLLHRLQMYLITYQTTQFGEPELKRILLLLEKLPNPWA
- the LOC103498050 gene encoding golgin candidate 1 isoform X3 gives rise to the protein MASWFKAAEDRKAKLVVSELSEEQSHAQTAASNGQGSQTRKTKPKKKKKVFSNDLPIANATPEEESSTLASKADVVLSPGKEGIVSSTEDDRTTSDKSTTQVNKRKPDDNDNTIPVLEIPSTDGLVVEAGKQIPDGMDTSAGIADVEVIAPTSKTELTNVNASDVHEEHLLSTPNKEAVVINKEHQDEEQSNKLGSVETISKIDREMSESAPTEFQDNGESQTKDDSNKVQSPVNQKHQENSADKSSIKVQDQLEEAQMLLKTSNSTGQSKEARLVKVCAGLSSRLQEFKSENAQLEELLIAERELSRSYDARIKQLEQNLLESKNEVSRVESSMAEALAAKNTEIGALIGSMDALKKQAALSEGSLASMQANMESMMRNRELTETRMMQALREELASAERRAEEERSAHNATKMASMEREMELEHRAMEAASALARIQRVADERTSKATELEQKVALLEVECSSLNQELQDLEARARRGQKKSPEEANQLIQMQAWQEEVERARQGQRDAELKLSSMEAELQKMRVEMAAMKRDAEHYSRQEHMELEKRYRELTDLLYYKQTQLEAMASEKAAAEFQLEKEINRAQEAQVEVERSRASRRASSASWEEDAEIKSLEPLPLHHRYMVGTSVQLQKAAKLLDSGAVRATRFLWRYPTARLILLFYLVFVHLFMMYLLHRLQMYLITYQTTQFGEPELKRILLLLEKLPNPWA
- the LOC103498050 gene encoding golgin candidate 1 isoform X4 is translated as MASWFKAAEDRKAKLVVSELSEEQSHAQTAASNGQGSQTRKTKPKKKKVFSNDLPIANATPEEESSTLASKADVVLSPGKEGIVSSTEDDRTTSDKSTTQVNKRKPDDNDNTIPVLEIPSTDGLVVEAGKQIPDGMDTSAGIADVEVIAPTSKTELTNVNASDVHEEHLLSTPNKEAVVINKEHQDEEQSNKLGSVETISKIDREMSESAPTEFQDNGESQTKDDSNKVQSPVNQKHQENSADKSSIKVQDQLEEAQMLLKTSNSTGQSKEARLVKVCAGLSSRLQEFKSENAQLEELLIAERELSRSYDARIKQLEQNLLESKNEVSRVESSMAEALAAKNTEIGALIGSMDALKKQAALSEGSLASMQANMESMMRNRELTETRMMQALREELASAERRAEEERSAHNATKMASMEREMELEHRAMEAASALARIQRVADERTSKATELEQKVALLEVECSSLNQELQDLEARARRGQKKSPEEANQLIQMQAWQEEVERARQGQRDAELKLSSMEAELQKMRVEMAAMKRDAEHYSRQEHMELEKRYRELTDLLYYKQTQLEAMASEKAAAEFQLEKEINRAQEAQVEVERSRASRRASSASWEEDAEIKSLEPLPLHHRYMVGTSVQLQKAAKLLDSGAVRATRFLWRYPTARLILLFYLVFVHLFMMYLLHRLQMYLITYQTTQFGEPELKRILLLLEKLPNPWA